In Serratia sp. FDAARGOS_506, a genomic segment contains:
- a CDS encoding electron transport complex subunit E, with amino-acid sequence MSEAKELIVQGLWKNNSALVQLLGMCPLLAVTSTVTNALGLGLATTLVLTLTNASISAVRRWVPSEVRIPIYVMIIAAVVSIVQMLINAYAFGLYQSLGIFIPLIVTNCIVVGRAEAVAARKPVGLSALDGMAIGLGATGVMVTLGSMRELLGNGTLFDGADQLLGGWAKSLRIEVVHFDSPFLLAMLPPGAFIGLGLLLAVKYLIDEKMKARKARAVAVEPLLEQGRVEKA; translated from the coding sequence ATGAGTGAAGCCAAAGAATTGATCGTCCAGGGGTTGTGGAAGAACAACTCCGCCCTGGTGCAGCTGCTGGGCATGTGTCCGCTGCTGGCGGTGACCTCCACCGTCACCAATGCGCTCGGCCTGGGGCTGGCCACCACGCTGGTGCTGACGTTGACCAACGCCTCCATCTCGGCGGTGCGCCGCTGGGTGCCAAGCGAGGTGCGCATTCCGATCTACGTGATGATCATCGCCGCGGTGGTGAGCATCGTGCAAATGCTGATCAACGCCTATGCCTTCGGCCTGTATCAATCGCTCGGGATCTTTATTCCGCTGATCGTAACCAACTGCATCGTGGTGGGCCGCGCCGAAGCGGTGGCAGCACGGAAACCGGTCGGCCTCTCAGCGCTGGACGGCATGGCCATCGGCCTCGGCGCCACCGGCGTAATGGTAACGCTGGGCTCGATGCGCGAACTGTTGGGCAACGGCACGCTGTTCGACGGCGCCGATCAACTGCTGGGCGGCTGGGCCAAGTCGCTGCGCATCGAAGTGGTGCATTTCGACAGCCCGTTCCTGCTGGCGATGCTGCCGCCGGGCGCCTTTATCGGCCTGGGGCTGCTGCTGGCGGTCAAATACCTGATCGACGAAAAAATGAAGGCGCGCAAAGCCCGCGCCGTGGCGGTGGAGCCGCTGCTGGAACAAGGACGTGTTGAGAAGGCCTGA